Within Mycobacterium heckeshornense, the genomic segment CGACGAACGGCTGCTGATCCGCTGCCGCAGCGACACCGACACCGGCGTGGCGTTTACCCACCCAGGTGACATCCGGCTGATCCGCTTTGACGGCACCGAGGCCGCCGCCGGCGAACTCGACGGTTACCGGGTACCCAACGAACTTGCTATCCACGTCGAAACCATGCTCGCGTACCCACACCACCGGGCCGTCGCCCATCTGCACCCGCCGGCCGTCGTCGCCGCCGACCTCGCCGGTATCGCTCTCCGGCCGATCTACGGGGCCTACGACATCGTGGGCGCGCGGCTGGCCCGTGACGGTGTGCCGGTGTACAAACGAGCAGTACTAATCCGAAACAGCTTGCTGGGCAAGGAAATGACTGCCGCAATGCGCGGTCGGCCGATTGTGATCTGCCGTGGGCACGGGATCACCAGTGCGGCAACCACCGTGCAACAAGCGGTGTTACAGGCAATCAGCCTCGATGCGCTGGCTCGGATGTCGTTACAGGTGCAAGCGGCCGGCGGCAGCCTGCGCGACATCGACGAACGAGACTGGGACGACCTGCCGGACCTGGGCTCGGGTTTCACCGTCGAAGCCGCCTGGCGGCATGAGATCGCTCGCATCGGGGAATGACCTACCCCAGCTGGTCGCCAATTTCCTTGGCGGCCTCCACCAGTGCTGCCGCGACGGCGGGGTATTGCGACTTGGGCAGCCGATGCTGCGGCGCAGCGACGTTCAGCGCCAGCGCCAGTCTGGGCGCGCGCGTCGGTATCGGCACGGCGACCGACGCGACGCCTTCCTCGCTTTCCTCGCGGTTGACCGCATAGCCGCGCTCCCGCACCCGCGCAAGTTCGGCTTCCAGCGCGGTACGTGACGTAATCGAATGCGGTGTAATGCTTTCCAGCTTCTCGTCTGGTAACAGCTGGTGTAGTTCCTGCTCCGACAACTGTGCGAGCATGGCCTTGCCTGTCGAGGTGCAGTGCGCCGGCATGGTGCGGCCCAACCGCGAAGCGACCCGGACCGCGCTCGGCCCTTCCACCGCGGCGATGAACCGCACGGCGGCGCCGTCGAGCATGCCGACATGGACCGTTTCGCGCAGACGTGCACTGAGTGCACGCATTACCGGTGTGGCGGTGCGCTGAATGTCCATGCGGCCGAAGATCGCGAACGCCACACTGGTCAACGCCGGTCCCGGACGGTAGGCCCGCGACACCGGATCTTGTCGGACAAATCCGCGGTAGGCCAACATCGCCAGCAACCGGTGCGCGGTCGACGATGCCACACCCAGATAACGGCTGGCTTCGCTCAACCGGATCTCGGGCCGCTCGCCCAACAGCAACAGCAGCTTCAACGCCTTGTCGACCGACTCGATCGGATACTGCGGCGCAGGCGAGTCAGCGGCATGCTGCTTCTTTTTCTGCATGCCGGAGACGGTACCTGCGATAGCGTACGAGCAGCATGCCGACAAAACTCGCTGTCACCGCTCGGATCGCGGCCGTCTTGCTGACACTGACCGCCGCACTGGTCGCCTGCACCACATCGGTGTCGGGACGCGCGGTGTTGGCGCCGCGTGAGCCGGCACCGGTGTCATCGTCCGGCGAGGCGGGCCCGCCGAAAGCCAAACCGCCCCCGATCTTCGCACGCGACCTGCTCCTGCACGACGGGGACAGCACCCCCCTCGGCCCGGCCGCCATGACCGAACTGGGCGACAGTTATTTCACCAGCGTGCGACCGCCCGAATGTTCGGCTGCGCTGTTGTTCAAAGGTTCACCACTTCGACCACCGCATTCCACCGATTACGCCGACTCGGCATACGGCTTCGGCGGCACAGCAATGTATAGCGAATCGGTCGACGTCTACGACAACGCTCTGGACGTCCACGAAGTGGTCTGGAATGGCTTTCGCGCGGTGTCCCGATGCACCGCCGAAGCCACCGGTATTGCCCCGCTGGGCGAATTTGGCGGGATGAGACTCAGCCAATACGGCGTGTCGGCCGATGGCGTGCTGGTGTGGACGATGACCCGCCCCGACTGGACCTGCGACTACGGGTTGGTCGCGGTGCCGCGGGCCGCACTGCTGTTGACGCTGTGTGACCACGAGTCCCGACTCCGTGTGGCGGACTGGGCCTCGACACGTCGGGCCCAGATCCTGGGCCGGTCCGCCTGACCGCGCCCGGTCAGGCATGCTGTTCCCATGACCGTGGTCTCCCTGCTGCAGGCCATTCCACCTGTGGCGGTCTACTTGGTGGTCGGCGCCGTGGTAGGGATCGAAAGCCTGGGCGTCCCGCTTCCCGGCGAGGTCGTGCTGGTCACGGCGGCACTGATGTCGTCGCACCACGAGCTGGCGGTGAACCCCATCGGGG encodes:
- a CDS encoding class II aldolase/adducin family protein, with the translated sequence MTDFQQQRALIAQACRVAAARGLADGMLGHLSLRIDDERLLIRCRSDTDTGVAFTHPGDIRLIRFDGTEAAAGELDGYRVPNELAIHVETMLAYPHHRAVAHLHPPAVVAADLAGIALRPIYGAYDIVGARLARDGVPVYKRAVLIRNSLLGKEMTAAMRGRPIVICRGHGITSAATTVQQAVLQAISLDALARMSLQVQAAGGSLRDIDERDWDDLPDLGSGFTVEAAWRHEIARIGE
- a CDS encoding sensor domain-containing protein; the protein is MPTKLAVTARIAAVLLTLTAALVACTTSVSGRAVLAPREPAPVSSSGEAGPPKAKPPPIFARDLLLHDGDSTPLGPAAMTELGDSYFTSVRPPECSAALLFKGSPLRPPHSTDYADSAYGFGGTAMYSESVDVYDNALDVHEVVWNGFRAVSRCTAEATGIAPLGEFGGMRLSQYGVSADGVLVWTMTRPDWTCDYGLVAVPRAALLLTLCDHESRLRVADWASTRRAQILGRSA
- a CDS encoding IclR family transcriptional regulator, with product MQKKKQHAADSPAPQYPIESVDKALKLLLLLGERPEIRLSEASRYLGVASSTAHRLLAMLAYRGFVRQDPVSRAYRPGPALTSVAFAIFGRMDIQRTATPVMRALSARLRETVHVGMLDGAAVRFIAAVEGPSAVRVASRLGRTMPAHCTSTGKAMLAQLSEQELHQLLPDEKLESITPHSITSRTALEAELARVRERGYAVNREESEEGVASVAVPIPTRAPRLALALNVAAPQHRLPKSQYPAVAAALVEAAKEIGDQLG